One genomic region from Candidatus Aegiribacteria sp. encodes:
- a CDS encoding mobile mystery protein A, which yields MKRKTKLIREQLDKTLRKFEPLRDSTPPVKGWIRAIRDALGMNGRQLADRLGEHRSRTKQIEEQEITGSLTFNTIRKIAEALDCVFVYGLVPRTSLEETVSDQAKQIALERLARASHTMKLENQALSEKENSAILFDMIREIIDELPSNLWDV from the coding sequence ATGAAAAGGAAAACGAAGCTCATTCGGGAGCAGCTTGATAAGACTCTGCGAAAATTCGAACCGCTGAGGGATTCAACACCTCCCGTCAAAGGCTGGATCCGTGCCATTAGAGATGCCTTGGGTATGAACGGAAGGCAACTCGCCGATCGACTTGGTGAACACCGATCACGCACGAAGCAAATTGAGGAGCAGGAGATAACCGGATCGCTTACCTTTAACACTATACGGAAGATCGCCGAAGCGCTGGACTGTGTTTTCGTTTACGGTCTTGTTCCCAGAACAAGCCTTGAAGAGACTGTTAGTGATCAGGCAAAGCAAATTGCTCTTGAACGCCTTGCGAGAGCCTCTCATACAATGAAGCTTGAGAATCAGGCACTCAGTGAAAAAGAGAATAGTGCTATCCTGTTCGATATGATCAGAGAAATTATTGATGAGCTTCCATCAAATCTCTGGGATGTATAA